From the Streptomyces sp. Tu 2975 genome, one window contains:
- a CDS encoding arabinan endo-1,5-alpha-L-arabinosidase yields the protein MSRTALLPRPLARALVSIPLAALTALAPGTALAYPAPGHVTGDIVVHDPTMVRRSDGTYLLYATGGGLAMRSSTDRVAFRAGGSAFPTVPSWWGRYSSVPEAWAPDISYHGGTYLMYYAVSRFGSNTSAIGFATSATGLPGSWTDRGIVHSTDASSDHNAIDPNLFVDDDGTWWLTFGSWWTGIKMIRLDPSTGQQHAGDRTRYSLASRPTGSRAVEAPQLVKRNGLYYLFASYDTCCAGTSSTYKIKVGRAGRVTGPYTDRAGVPMMNNGGTLVLESHGRVTGPGGQSVIKDADGHLLVYHYYDGQDGGTPKLGVNLLGWGGGWPAVY from the coding sequence ATGAGCCGCACAGCACTCCTGCCCCGCCCGCTCGCACGCGCACTGGTGTCGATCCCCCTGGCCGCACTGACGGCCCTGGCTCCGGGTACGGCTCTCGCCTACCCGGCGCCGGGGCACGTGACCGGCGACATCGTCGTGCACGACCCCACCATGGTCCGTCGTTCCGACGGCACCTACCTTCTTTACGCCACCGGCGGCGGACTGGCCATGCGCTCGTCCACCGACCGGGTCGCCTTCCGCGCCGGAGGCTCCGCGTTCCCCACCGTGCCTTCCTGGTGGGGCCGCTACTCCTCCGTACCGGAGGCATGGGCCCCTGACATCTCGTACCACGGCGGCACGTACCTGATGTACTACGCCGTCTCCCGCTTCGGCTCCAACACGTCGGCGATCGGCTTCGCCACGTCCGCCACCGGACTGCCGGGAAGCTGGACCGACCGCGGCATCGTGCACAGCACGGACGCGTCGAGCGACCACAACGCCATCGACCCGAACCTGTTCGTCGACGACGACGGAACCTGGTGGCTCACCTTCGGTTCCTGGTGGACCGGGATCAAGATGATCCGCCTCGACCCGAGCACGGGCCAGCAGCACGCCGGCGACAGGACGCGGTACTCCCTCGCCTCCCGTCCCACTGGCAGTCGCGCCGTCGAGGCGCCGCAACTGGTCAAGCGCAACGGCCTCTACTACCTCTTCGCCTCGTACGACACCTGCTGCGCCGGCACCTCGTCCACCTACAAGATCAAGGTCGGCCGGGCGGGCCGGGTCACCGGGCCCTACACCGACCGCGCCGGCGTACCGATGATGAACAACGGCGGCACGCTCGTCCTCGAGTCCCACGGCCGGGTGACCGGCCCGGGCGGGCAGTCCGTCATCAAGGACGCGGACGGCCACCTGCTCGTCTACCACTACTACGACGGCCAGGACGGCGGCACCCCCAAGCTCGGGGTCAACCTGCTGGGCTGGGGCGGCGGCTGGCCTGCCGTCTACTGA
- a CDS encoding sugar ABC transporter permease: MTTTAAAPPSPVTKGAAPDGRPVRSVHRKWTEHGLVFVAPFLLVYAVFLIWPLLSGLGMSLTSENITGTGGEFVGFANYAEALADPDVWSSLWNTVWFTVLSTVPLVLVGLGLALLSHQLRVVQWLWRLSWFAPFLLPSGVVCLLFAQMIFPSGFGLADQMLAAVGLEPGIGWLSEERYAMLTVVATTVWWTVGFNFLLYLAALQAIPVHLYEAAELDGAGAWNRLWHITLPMLRRTTGLVVVLQVLASLKIFDQVYIMTGGGPDESTRPILQYVYQQGFTGYRIGYASAVSYIFFALILIVSLVQPMLSRRRAEEAAK; the protein is encoded by the coding sequence ATGACCACCACCGCCGCGGCACCGCCGTCACCGGTGACGAAGGGCGCCGCCCCCGACGGCCGGCCGGTGCGCTCCGTCCACCGCAAGTGGACCGAGCACGGCCTGGTGTTCGTCGCCCCGTTCCTGCTCGTCTACGCCGTGTTCCTGATCTGGCCGCTGCTCTCCGGCCTGGGGATGAGCTTGACCAGCGAGAACATCACCGGAACGGGAGGGGAGTTCGTCGGCTTCGCCAACTACGCCGAAGCCCTCGCCGATCCCGACGTCTGGTCCTCGCTGTGGAACACGGTCTGGTTCACCGTGCTGTCCACCGTCCCGCTGGTTCTCGTGGGCCTCGGACTGGCCCTGCTGTCCCATCAGTTGAGGGTGGTGCAGTGGCTGTGGCGGCTCAGCTGGTTCGCGCCGTTCCTGCTCCCGTCCGGAGTCGTCTGTCTGCTCTTCGCCCAGATGATCTTCCCGTCCGGCTTCGGCCTCGCCGACCAGATGCTGGCCGCCGTAGGACTGGAACCGGGCATCGGTTGGCTCAGCGAGGAGCGATACGCGATGCTCACCGTCGTGGCGACCACCGTCTGGTGGACCGTCGGCTTCAACTTCCTGCTCTACCTCGCCGCACTCCAGGCCATCCCGGTCCACCTCTACGAGGCCGCCGAACTCGACGGCGCAGGGGCCTGGAACCGGCTGTGGCACATCACCCTGCCGATGCTGCGCCGCACCACCGGACTGGTGGTGGTCCTCCAGGTGCTGGCGTCGCTGAAGATCTTCGACCAGGTCTACATCATGACCGGCGGCGGCCCGGACGAATCGACCCGGCCGATCCTGCAGTACGTCTACCAGCAGGGCTTCACCGGCTACCGCATCGGCTACGCCTCCGCGGTGTCCTACATCTTCTTCGCCCTGATCCTGATCGTCTCCCTGGTGCAGCCGATGCTGTCCCGGCGCCGAGCTGAGGAGGCCGCGAAGTGA
- a CDS encoding carbohydrate ABC transporter permease has product MTLLVVALVLTVAWLIPLAWAVATSLKPEGETTKTPLEWFGSRITFEAYSKVWESGDLLRWMMNSAYVSVMTTVLTVLTCAMAAYGFTRTDFRGRKLLYGLVLAGIMVPPQVLIAPLFTEMVQLGLVDTYWGVILPQVAVPAMVFILVKFFEGVPRELEEAAFVDGAGRWRVFWTIVMPLSRPVLAAVAIFTFISTWNNFLWPFLVTTDPGGMTLPVGLVNVQSSFGVRYAQIMAALVIAGLPLLIVFMLFQRQIVRGIAHTGLAGQ; this is encoded by the coding sequence ATCACCCTGCTCGTCGTCGCCCTGGTCCTCACCGTGGCCTGGCTGATCCCCCTCGCCTGGGCGGTCGCCACCTCGCTGAAGCCGGAGGGCGAGACGACGAAGACCCCGCTCGAGTGGTTCGGTTCGCGGATCACGTTCGAGGCGTACAGCAAGGTCTGGGAGTCCGGCGACCTGCTGCGCTGGATGATGAACTCGGCGTACGTCTCCGTCATGACGACCGTACTGACGGTCCTGACCTGCGCGATGGCTGCGTACGGCTTCACCCGCACCGACTTCCGCGGCCGCAAGCTGCTCTACGGACTGGTGCTCGCCGGCATCATGGTTCCGCCGCAGGTGCTCATCGCCCCGCTGTTCACCGAGATGGTGCAGCTCGGCCTCGTCGACACCTACTGGGGAGTGATCCTGCCTCAGGTCGCCGTCCCCGCCATGGTCTTCATTTTGGTGAAGTTCTTCGAGGGAGTGCCCCGCGAGCTGGAGGAGGCCGCGTTCGTCGACGGCGCCGGGCGCTGGCGGGTGTTCTGGACGATCGTGATGCCGCTGTCCCGGCCGGTGCTCGCCGCCGTCGCGATCTTCACCTTCATCTCCACCTGGAACAACTTCCTCTGGCCGTTCCTGGTGACCACCGACCCGGGCGGTATGACCCTCCCCGTCGGCCTGGTCAACGTCCAGTCCTCGTTCGGCGTCCGCTACGCCCAGATCATGGCGGCGCTCGTGATCGCCGGACTGCCACTGCTGATCGTCTTCATGCTCTTCCAGCGGCAGATCGTGCGCGGTATCGCGCACACGGGTCTCGCCGGCCAGTAG
- a CDS encoding extracellular solute-binding protein produces MHPHRLSRRRALAGGIGALAATTALGPLSGCAAPSAAAGPGQTRLRFWHLFGGGDGVNMQGMLDAFRAEHPDVSLEAATLQWGAPYYTKLGMAGAGGRAPELAVLHLARLAGFAPGRLLDPFDLDLLADLGVREQDFPPGIWRRGRVAGEQYAVPFDTHPFVLYYQTEVCEKAGLMSGGRLEPIEGTEEFADALRAAKKVTGQPGLVTETLGPDCITPWRLFATFYSQTGGKVLSEDGKHLALDDTKALRVLEYMAGLAEEGLMVRRADYGASVGIFNGGKTAFHLNGEWEISSFRTTGIPFSMTPVPTLFGRPGTQADCHAFVLPHQADRGGAANEAAHRLVAWMLRNSVAWAEGGHVPAYLPVLKDPAYLELKPQSEYRGVIDDVALDEPAWFAGSASRMWIELGAVLSGVLTGSRTPRGALTEAKARLRNLLDTRNPLPGAAS; encoded by the coding sequence ATGCATCCACATCGCCTCAGCCGGCGCCGCGCCCTCGCCGGCGGCATCGGCGCCCTGGCCGCCACCACGGCCCTCGGCCCGCTGTCCGGCTGCGCCGCACCGTCCGCCGCCGCCGGCCCCGGGCAGACCCGTCTGCGGTTCTGGCATCTGTTCGGCGGCGGGGACGGCGTCAACATGCAGGGCATGCTCGACGCGTTCCGTGCCGAGCACCCGGACGTCTCCCTGGAGGCGGCGACCCTCCAGTGGGGCGCCCCCTACTACACGAAGCTGGGCATGGCCGGCGCCGGCGGCCGCGCGCCCGAACTGGCCGTGCTGCACCTGGCCAGGCTCGCCGGCTTCGCACCCGGCCGGCTTCTCGACCCCTTCGACCTCGACCTCCTCGCCGACCTCGGCGTCCGCGAGCAGGACTTCCCGCCCGGCATCTGGCGGCGCGGCCGGGTGGCCGGCGAGCAGTACGCCGTCCCGTTCGACACGCACCCGTTCGTCCTCTACTACCAGACCGAGGTGTGCGAGAAGGCCGGACTCATGTCGGGCGGCAGACTCGAACCGATCGAAGGGACCGAGGAGTTCGCCGACGCGCTGCGCGCCGCGAAGAAGGTGACCGGTCAGCCCGGCCTCGTGACCGAGACACTCGGGCCCGACTGCATCACCCCGTGGCGGCTGTTCGCCACCTTCTACTCGCAGACCGGCGGCAAGGTCCTCTCCGAGGACGGCAAGCACCTCGCCCTCGACGACACGAAGGCGCTGCGCGTACTCGAGTACATGGCCGGCCTTGCCGAGGAGGGGCTGATGGTGCGCCGCGCCGACTACGGCGCCTCCGTCGGCATCTTCAACGGCGGAAAGACCGCCTTCCACCTCAACGGCGAATGGGAGATCTCCTCCTTCCGCACCACCGGCATCCCGTTCTCCATGACCCCCGTACCTACGCTCTTCGGCCGACCCGGCACCCAGGCCGACTGCCATGCCTTCGTCCTCCCGCACCAGGCCGACCGCGGCGGCGCGGCGAACGAGGCCGCGCACCGGCTCGTCGCCTGGATGCTGCGCAACTCCGTCGCCTGGGCCGAAGGCGGCCATGTGCCCGCGTACCTGCCGGTATTGAAGGATCCCGCGTATCTCGAACTGAAACCGCAGTCCGAGTACCGCGGCGTGATCGACGACGTGGCGCTCGACGAGCCCGCCTGGTTCGCCGGCTCCGCCTCCCGGATGTGGATCGAACTCGGCGCCGTCCTTTCCGGCGTGCTCACCGGGTCCCGCACCCCGCGCGGCGCCCTCACGGAGGCCAAGGCCCGCCTCCGGAACCTCCTCGACACCCGCAACCCACTCCCCGGAGCCGCGTCATGA